One Thermus antranikianii DSM 12462 DNA window includes the following coding sequences:
- a CDS encoding NIPSNAP family protein, whose amino-acid sequence MTVQMRRYRIKEGAREAFQKVFLEVIVPLRQATGFQVLGAYWIGEREFLWFVGHENFQEAEKAYYQHPERQKVDPRQFLEEIETHFVERVI is encoded by the coding sequence ATGACGGTCCAGATGCGCCGCTACCGGATCAAGGAAGGGGCCAGGGAGGCTTTTCAGAAGGTGTTCTTGGAGGTCATCGTCCCCTTGCGCCAGGCCACGGGTTTCCAGGTCCTGGGGGCCTACTGGATCGGGGAAAGGGAGTTTTTGTGGTTCGTGGGCCACGAGAACTTTCAGGAGGCGGAAAAGGCCTACTACCAGCACCCTGAACGCCAGAAGGTGGACCCCCGCCAGTTCCTGGAGGAGATAGAGACCCACTTCGTGGAGAGGGTCATCTAG